Within the Actinomycetota bacterium genome, the region GGGCAATTGGCGGCGCACATCCCGCAGCCGTGGCAGAGAGCCTCGGAGACTATCGCCTTGCGCCCCTCGGGCAGATCGACCATGGTGATGGCATCGAAGGGACAGGTGTTTGCGCAGATGTCGCAGCCCTTGCACTTGGCCCGGTCGGTCAGTGCCTTATCCAAGCTGATGACGGCGATGTCGCTCGCGAGCATGGCAAGGGCACCGGCCGCCGCCCCTTTGGCCTGGGCCACCGCATCTGGGATATCTTTAGGTCCCTGGGCCGCCCCGCA harbors:
- a CDS encoding 4Fe-4S binding protein, yielding CGAAQGPKDIPDAVAQAKGAAAGALAMLASDIAVISLDKALTDRAKCKGCDICANTCPFDAITMVDLPEGRKAIVSEALCHGCGMCAANCPTGAMQLRHYKDNQVLAEVGALLGG